GCTGCGTTTTATTCCTTTGATGAAAGAACCTCTGTGTTTTGTTTGTCCGCATAGCCTGGTAAAGCCGAAAAAAGAGATTACGCTGGCGGATGTCGCACAACACGATCTGTTCTTACCACGCATTTACAACATCATGCGCAAAATCGTGGATGAGGCATTCATAAAAGAAGGGCTGACCTATCAAGTTAAATGTGAAATTGAATCACAAACCACACTCAATGCCGCTCTGGCAGCGGGTATAGGCTGTACGATCATGCCGGATTCGGCGGCGCGCAGCATGTTGAACGCCTCCAACGCGTGGATGGCGAAAATCGTCGAGCCAGATATCTATGCTTCACTCTCATTCTGTATGTCCGATCATCTGTCGCTCTCAGAACCTGCGGAAGCCGTGAAAAATATTCTTCTGTCGCTAATGGCGGATAGAACACCAGACAACCGACCACTGGCCTTGGTGAGTTAATAAGCTGCGCTTATCCCCGTAAAGTGAAACCCTCTTACTGGCCTGTACAGGAGTCAGGCTAGAGTGTTGTCAGGACATCTTGCCTATGTGCAGATGCATGATGACTTATGCCAGAGATTGGCCAGAGATGAAACCAAAGACAATGACACTCGCCGAACTTCGCCTGCTTGCCAAAACACTGCGAAAAACAGCCGTTAATCGCATCGAAATTAATGGGAAAGGCTGGTCGGTGCGCATGACCCGTGTCCCGACCGTACCCGTGGTGCTTCCTCCTGCCGAACCGTCAGAGCCACCACACGTTATTTTTACGGTGTGTGCGCCGCTGCCCGGTCAGCTTTTACTGCGTCATCCCTTGCTGGACTCGTACTACGTGACGCCCGAAAAAGATGTACAAGTTAATGATATTCTGGGTTTTATTAAAGTCGGTGTGGTGTATCTACCGCTCAGAAGTACGGTCAGCGGCACGGTCGTTGCTGTCGAGTCCGCAGATGAACAGCCGGTTGAATATGGGAGCGAAATTTTCCGTATCCGAACCTCGTCAGGATTATAAGTCCCCCTTATTGCCTCACATTATTTATGTCTTATACCAACTTGAAATAACGTCTTACAGTCGAAACAGAGAATAAAACAGCATGATGATAGGAGAGGTTCAATGCCATTTTCGGATTATAACGTTGCCCTGGTAACTGGAGCATCCGCAGGGATGGGTGAGGCAATTGTCGAACGGTTATGCCGGGAAGGCATCACGGTACATGCGGTTGCCCGCCGCCGTGAACAATTGGCGGCACTGGCTGAGCGCACTGGGTGCATCCCGCATGCGGTGGATGTCGCCGATTTGCATGCGCTGACCGAACTGTGTCGCGATCTTAAGGTGGATATTCTGGTCAATAATGCGGGGGTATCGCACCCAGGATCTATCCTCAACGCGGGTGAAAACGTGATTGACACTCAGGTGGATGTTAACTTACGTGCCGTGCTGCACTTGTGTCGACTTCTGGTGCCTGGAATGATGGCTCGGGACTGTGGTCACATCATTAACATCACCTCGATTGCAGCGATTTATAACTTCAACGGTAATTCCATTTATCACGCCACCAAAGCCGGGGTGCACGCTCTGTCACGCCAACTGCGCGTCGATTGTTACGGTAAACGGGTACGCGTTACCGAAATTTGTCCTGGCCGTGTTGCAACGGATATTTTCGGCAATGTGTCTGGCGATTATGAAGAGGCGCGCAAACGCTTTATCGAAGGATTTGAACTGCCGCAGGCGCAAGATATTGCGGACTGTGTTGCGTTTGCCCTCAGTGCCCCGATAGCGGTGAACATCGGTAACATCGAGATTACTCCGACGCTGCAAGTACCTGGCGGGCTTTCAACCATGCGGCCTGGCGACGGTATCGCCTGATTTTCAAGGGGTACAGTATATGGCGCTCGATTTCACAACCTTTATGACAGGCCGCTATGCCGACGTGATTGTTGAAGGTGCGATGATTACGCTGAAACTGGCTGTGGGAGCCTGGTTGCTGGCCATGTTCATTGCGCTGATTCTGTTGGTGATAAGGCTGACAGAGCGCCGCGTAGCGATATGGATAGTCGCCGCCTACGTCTCTTATCATCGCAATGTACCGACACTCATTCAGTTGATGATGTGGTACTTCGCCATTCCCACACTGTTGCCGGAATCGCTGCAAATGTGGATCAACAGCTTCAATGCTGAATTCCTGTTTTCGATGTTTGCACTGGGTTTGTGTCAGGCCGCCTATTTTTCGGAGGATATCCGCAGTGGTCTGCGCGCGATTCCAGACGGACAAAACGAGGCATCCCGTGCATTGGGGATGAGTTTTATGCGCTCCATGCGTTCAGTGATCCTGCCACAGGGCATCCGTAACGCGCTGCCGTCGCTGATCAACCACACCGTACTGTTATTTAAAAACACCAGTCTGGCAATGGTGATTGGTGTAGCAGAGCTGACGTATGTCACCCGCGATCTGGAGAACCAGACGTTCCGTACCTTTGAAGCTTATTTGATCGGTACGCTAGGGTATCTGATATTTTCCCTGCTACTGATGGGGGCGGGGGCGCTGCTATCGCGTCACTATCAACGGGTGTATGCGAGGTAACGACGATGTTTGATATTTTCACGATCCTGCGTGACCATGGAATGTTGCTTTTGATGGGGCAATACCCGAGCGGGCCTCTCGGCGGTGTACTTTGTACTCTGTTGATTTCATTGCTCGCGGTGTTGCTGTCGTTCCCACTTGGTGTTTTGGTTGGGTTAGCGCGGCTATCACCGTGGCGCTGGTTAAGCTGGCCCGCCACGTGCTGGGTATATACGTTGCGTGGCATTCCACTGATGATGGTTGTGTTCTGGACCTATTTCTGTGTGCCGCTGCTTATCGGCCATAACATCAGCGGTTTTTCGACCATGCTATGCACACTCGTGATTTACGAGAGTGCCTACATTGCCGAGATTGTGCGCGGAGGGATTCAGGCGCTGCCGTCAGGGCAATATGAAGCCTCGCGTGCATTGGGGATGAGCCACCTGAAAGCCTTACGGCTGGTGATCTTACCCCAGGCGTTATTTAACTCGCTGCCAAGCCTGATCAGCCAGCTGGTGTCGATTATCAAAGACAGCACATTGGGCTATGTGATTAACGTTCCTGAGCTGACCTACGCGGCTAATCAAGTGAGTAACCAACTGCTTACCAAACCGTTTCAGGTTTTCGCCATTGTCGCACTGAGTTACTACATCATCTGTTTTAGTTTGACTTTTTTAGCGAACCGACTTGAAAGCTGGATTGCCAACAAACGACTGAATGAACAATCCCCGTCGGGTGATGATAACCCTCATCAATTATTTTTCGCCAACCCTAATCTGAAGAAGGAGGCACCATGATCCCGATGATTTTATTTAATCAGGTCAATAAATGGTACGGTGAGTATCAGGCGCTGACCGATCTGAGTGCTGAAGTTAAACCTGGTGAAGTGGTGGTGGTTTGCGGTCCATCCGGTTCTGGAAAATCCACGCTAATTCGTACCGTCAATCGTTTAGAGCCTATTGAGCAAGGGCAGATCTTATTTGATGGTATGGATATTCATGGCACCAGTACGCGACTGAATCAACTGCGTACACGCATTGGCTTTGTCTTTCAGAACTTCAACCTGTTCCCGCACGTATCGGTTATGGATAACATCATGATGTCGCCGATCAAGGTGCTGGGCATGAAACGTTCAGAAGCCCGTAAGAACGCAGGAGAATTGCTTGAGCGGGTGGGGTTGTCACACAAAGCACAAGCGTATCCCGCACAACTTTCCGGTGGGCAACAGCAGCGCGTGGCAATTGCGCGCGCACTGGCGATGAAGCCACCTGTCATGTTATTTGACGAACCGACATCGGCGCTCGATCCTGAAATGGTCGGCGAAGTGCTGAATGTGATGCGCGGTCTGGCACAAGAAGGAATGACTATGATGTGTGTGACGCATGAAATGAATTTTGCCCGTGACGTTGCCGATACCATTTGGTTTATGGATCAGGGACGAATTTTGGAGAAATCAACGCCAGCGCGATTCTTCACAGCGCCTGAGCACCCTCGTGCAAAGCGATTTTTGAGCGATTTAGTTGTATAAAATAGTGCCTGTACATCGAGGGGTGTACAGGTTTCGGCGGGTCAATACTCACAAGTCAGCCCTTCGGGTTCCCCGGTTTTGCATGGATTTTGCCCTACTGCGTTCATCTCGGAAATCAGGTGATGCAGGGGGGAATCATCCGCTGTAACTCCCCACAGAGCTTAAAAAGGCCTGAATTTCCCCGCTTACTGTGGTTGTCATAAAACTGTCATGTTGTGTACATTTTACTGTCACCAAATTGTCCTATTTTTCCTCCTGCGAACTACACTCTGATTTGATAACTCTGATTGATAACGACTCTACGTCGAGACGTCGAGTATCCCACAGGAGGGATTATGAAACTGATGCGTACCACTCTTGCCAGTGTTGTTGCGGCAACCTTTTCTCTGACAGCGGTCTCCGCTTTTGCAGCCGCTAACCTCACCGGTGCCGGTGCGACATTCCCTGCGCCTGTTTATGCCAAATGGGCTGACTCTTATCAAAAAGAAACCGGCAATAAAGTTAACTATCAAGGAATCGGTTCTTCTGGCGGTGTAAAACAGATTATCGCTAAAACGGTAGATTTCGGTGCTTCTGACGCGCCTCTGGCCGACGACAAATTAGCACAGGATGGTTTATTCCAGTTCCCAACCGTTATTGGTGGCGTGGTACTGGCAGTAAACGTTCCTGGTATCAAATCTGGCGAATTGACGCTGGACGGTAAAACACTGGGTGATATCTACCTGGGTAACATCAAAAAATGGAACGACCCGGCCATCACCAAACTGAACCCGAACGCCAAGCTGCCAGATCAGGATATCGCTGTGGTTCGTCGTGCTGACGGTTCTGGTACGTCTTTCGTGTTCACCAGCTACCTGGCAAAAGTGAACCCAGAGTGGAAAGAGAAGATTGGTGCAGGTTCTACTGTGAACTGGCCAACCGGTCTGGGCGGTAAAGGTAACGATGGTATCGCGGCGTTCGTACAACGTCTGCCTGGTTCTATCGGTTACGTAGAATACGCGTATGCCAAGCAGAACAACCTGGCTTACACCAAACTGATTTCTGCCGATGGCAAAGCGGTTAGCCCGACTGGCGCCAGCTTCAGCAACGCGGCTAAAGAGATCGACTGGAGCAAGTCTTTCGCTCAGGATCTGACGAACCAGAAAGGCGCGGATGCATGGCCGATCACCTCAACCACGTTCATCCTGGTTCAGACCAAACAGGAGAAACCTGAGCAGGGCGCTGAAGTGTTGAAATTCTTCGACTGGGCGTTCAAGAAAGGTGGCGAGCAAGCTGAAGCGCTGGATTACGCCACACTGCCAAAAGAAGTGGTTGAGCAAATCCGTGCTGCCTGGAAAACCCAGGTAAAAGACAGCAGCGGTAAAGCGCTGTACTAATTATTGTATCGACACCATCGTGTTGATAACCAGAGCGTGATGAGGTTTTCAGGTTCTGGGAAATACGTAGTGGAATAACACGTCGTATCGGGGCGGAGAGGTGATAGCAACCTCTCTGCCTTCAATAGCTTATCAAATGCAGTTAAAACGAGAAGAGAGACGTATGGCGGAGTACAAGCCAACTATCAAAGCCCCGGGGAAATATGGCGATATCCTCTTCAGCACGCTGGTAAAACTGGCGGCGCTGGTTACGCTACTGCTGTTGGGCGGCATCATCGTTTCCCTGATTGTGGCGTCCTGGCCCAGCATCGAGAAGTTCGGTTTTTCCTTCTTGTGGACGAAAGAGTGGGATGCGCCCGCAGAGCAGTTTGGTGCACTGGTTCCGATTTACGGTACGGTCGTAACCTCACTGATTGCACTGATTATTGCGATTCCGATTAGCTTTGGGATTGCGTTATTTCTGACTGAACTGGCACCCGCCTGGTTGAAACGCCCGCTTGGCGTAGCCATTGAATTGCTGGCGGCCATACCGAGTATTGTTTATGGCATGTGGGGGCTGTTCATTTTTGCTCCGCTATTCGCCAAATATTTTCAGCAGCCAGTAGGCAACGTCCTGTCCGGCATCCCTATTGTGGGTTCACTGTTCTCTGGCCCAGCATTCGGGATTGGTATTCTGGCGGCCGGCGTTATTCTGGCCATCATGATTATCCCTTACATTGCAGCGGTCATGCGTGACGTGTTTGAGCAAACGCCCGTCATGATGAAAGAATCTGCCTACGGTATTGGCTGTACAACGTGGGAAGTGATTTGGCGCATTGTACTGCCTTACACCAAGAACGGTGTCATCGGCGGGGTGATGTTGGGATTGGGGCGTGCCTTGGGGGAAACCATGGCGGTCACCTTTATCATCGGTAATACCTACCAACTCGACAGCGCGTCGCTGTATATGCCAGGCAACAGTATTACCTCTGCGCTGGCGAACGAATTCGCCGAAGCGGAATCCGGCGTACACACGGCGGCGCTGATGGAGCTGGGGCTGATCCTGTTTGTGATTACCTTTATTGTTCTGGCATGTTCAAAGCTGATGGTGATGCGTCTGGCTAAAAATGAGGGGGCGCGCTAATGGCGACATTAGGCATAGAGCAAGACGCTGCTCTGGAGCGTTCGCGGCGTAAAATGCAGGCCTGGCGCCGCCAGAAAAACCGCATTGCGCTGTTCTTATCCATGTCCACGATGGTGTTCGGCCTGTTCTGGCTGGTCTGGATCCTGTTTTCGACCGTGACCCGAGGCGTAGATGGCATGTCTCTGGCGTTGTTTACCGAAATGACGCCGCCGCCTAATACGGCGGGGGGTGGGTTGGCGAATGCCATCGTCGGGAGCGGATTGTTGATCCTGTGGGCGACGCTGCTGGGTACGCCGCTGGGTATTATGGCGGGCATCTATCTGGCGGAATACGGTCGTAAATCCTGGATCGCCGAAGTGATTCGTTTCATCAACGACATTCTGCTTTCAGCACCGTCGATTGTGGTGGGTCTGTTTGTCTACACGCTGGTGGTGGCCAAGATGCAGCACTTCTCCGGCTGGGCGGGCGTGCTGGCGCTGGCGCTGTTGCAGGTGCCGATTGTGATTCGAACGACCGAAAACATGCTTAAACTGGTACCGGATAGCCTGCGTGAAGCGGCTTATGCGCTGGGTACGCCGAAATGGAAAATGATTTCGGCGATTACGCTGAAGGCATCAGTATCGGGCATCATCACCGGGGTGTTGCTGGCTATTGCGCGTATCGCCGGAGAAACCGCTCCGCTGCTGTTTACATCGCTGTCGAATCAGTTCTGGAGCACGGATATGATGCATCCG
The window above is part of the Pectobacterium araliae genome. Proteins encoded here:
- the pstS gene encoding phosphate ABC transporter substrate-binding protein PstS — encoded protein: MKLMRTTLASVVAATFSLTAVSAFAAANLTGAGATFPAPVYAKWADSYQKETGNKVNYQGIGSSGGVKQIIAKTVDFGASDAPLADDKLAQDGLFQFPTVIGGVVLAVNVPGIKSGELTLDGKTLGDIYLGNIKKWNDPAITKLNPNAKLPDQDIAVVRRADGSGTSFVFTSYLAKVNPEWKEKIGAGSTVNWPTGLGGKGNDGIAAFVQRLPGSIGYVEYAYAKQNNLAYTKLISADGKAVSPTGASFSNAAKEIDWSKSFAQDLTNQKGADAWPITSTTFILVQTKQEKPEQGAEVLKFFDWAFKKGGEQAEALDYATLPKEVVEQIRAAWKTQVKDSSGKALY
- a CDS encoding amino acid ABC transporter permease, which gives rise to MFDIFTILRDHGMLLLMGQYPSGPLGGVLCTLLISLLAVLLSFPLGVLVGLARLSPWRWLSWPATCWVYTLRGIPLMMVVFWTYFCVPLLIGHNISGFSTMLCTLVIYESAYIAEIVRGGIQALPSGQYEASRALGMSHLKALRLVILPQALFNSLPSLISQLVSIIKDSTLGYVINVPELTYAANQVSNQLLTKPFQVFAIVALSYYIICFSLTFLANRLESWIANKRLNEQSPSGDDNPHQLFFANPNLKKEAP
- a CDS encoding acetyl-CoA carboxylase biotin carboxyl carrier protein; the protein is MKPKTMTLAELRLLAKTLRKTAVNRIEINGKGWSVRMTRVPTVPVVLPPAEPSEPPHVIFTVCAPLPGQLLLRHPLLDSYYVTPEKDVQVNDILGFIKVGVVYLPLRSTVSGTVVAVESADEQPVEYGSEIFRIRTSSGL
- a CDS encoding amino acid ABC transporter permease encodes the protein MALDFTTFMTGRYADVIVEGAMITLKLAVGAWLLAMFIALILLVIRLTERRVAIWIVAAYVSYHRNVPTLIQLMMWYFAIPTLLPESLQMWINSFNAEFLFSMFALGLCQAAYFSEDIRSGLRAIPDGQNEASRALGMSFMRSMRSVILPQGIRNALPSLINHTVLLFKNTSLAMVIGVAELTYVTRDLENQTFRTFEAYLIGTLGYLIFSLLLMGAGALLSRHYQRVYAR
- the pstC gene encoding phosphate ABC transporter permease PstC; its protein translation is MAEYKPTIKAPGKYGDILFSTLVKLAALVTLLLLGGIIVSLIVASWPSIEKFGFSFLWTKEWDAPAEQFGALVPIYGTVVTSLIALIIAIPISFGIALFLTELAPAWLKRPLGVAIELLAAIPSIVYGMWGLFIFAPLFAKYFQQPVGNVLSGIPIVGSLFSGPAFGIGILAAGVILAIMIIPYIAAVMRDVFEQTPVMMKESAYGIGCTTWEVIWRIVLPYTKNGVIGGVMLGLGRALGETMAVTFIIGNTYQLDSASLYMPGNSITSALANEFAEAESGVHTAALMELGLILFVITFIVLACSKLMVMRLAKNEGAR
- the pstA gene encoding phosphate ABC transporter permease PstA — protein: MATLGIEQDAALERSRRKMQAWRRQKNRIALFLSMSTMVFGLFWLVWILFSTVTRGVDGMSLALFTEMTPPPNTAGGGLANAIVGSGLLILWATLLGTPLGIMAGIYLAEYGRKSWIAEVIRFINDILLSAPSIVVGLFVYTLVVAKMQHFSGWAGVLALALLQVPIVIRTTENMLKLVPDSLREAAYALGTPKWKMISAITLKASVSGIITGVLLAIARIAGETAPLLFTSLSNQFWSTDMMHPIANLPVTIFKFAMSPFVEWQQLAWAGVLLITLCVLLLNILARVIFSAKKH
- a CDS encoding SDR family oxidoreductase — protein: MPFSDYNVALVTGASAGMGEAIVERLCREGITVHAVARRREQLAALAERTGCIPHAVDVADLHALTELCRDLKVDILVNNAGVSHPGSILNAGENVIDTQVDVNLRAVLHLCRLLVPGMMARDCGHIINITSIAAIYNFNGNSIYHATKAGVHALSRQLRVDCYGKRVRVTEICPGRVATDIFGNVSGDYEEARKRFIEGFELPQAQDIADCVAFALSAPIAVNIGNIEITPTLQVPGGLSTMRPGDGIA
- a CDS encoding amino acid ABC transporter ATP-binding protein; this encodes MIPMILFNQVNKWYGEYQALTDLSAEVKPGEVVVVCGPSGSGKSTLIRTVNRLEPIEQGQILFDGMDIHGTSTRLNQLRTRIGFVFQNFNLFPHVSVMDNIMMSPIKVLGMKRSEARKNAGELLERVGLSHKAQAYPAQLSGGQQQRVAIARALAMKPPVMLFDEPTSALDPEMVGEVLNVMRGLAQEGMTMMCVTHEMNFARDVADTIWFMDQGRILEKSTPARFFTAPEHPRAKRFLSDLVV